Within the Catalinimonas niigatensis genome, the region ATTGAGAGATTTGTCAAAAAGCTGCATAAACTACAAAATCCTGCTCATAATGTATTATAGAAGAATAGGAATTTGAGTATTTTCAGAAAATTAAGCAGCAACATTTCGTTTTGCGATGCTTGTAAATTTCATCCCGCATCATGCTTTTTATTTGTAATGGGCTATAACATTCAAAAACGCAATTAAATCGGATCATTGATCCCTGCAAAGCTTAAGAAGAGCAGTCCCAGAAGTCCTACCACGATCACATAGTAAAGCGTAGGAAAAATGGTTTTCCGAAGGATGAGTCCTTCCTTGCCCAGATAACCTACCGTGGCTGATGCGGCTACTACATTGTGTATGGCAATCATATTTCCTGCCGCCGCTCCTACGGCCTGCAACGCGACGATGAGGGTAGTAGGCATGGCCAACCTTTCTGCCACGCCAAACTGGAAGAAACTGAACATGAGGTTGCTTACGGTATTACTTCCGGCGATAAAGGCTCCCAAAGCACCAATGGATGGCGCAAACAATGGGTATACCTGTCCCACATGAGCGGCTACCCATTCTGCCATCACGATAGGCATGCCCGGAATATCCAGTGGGTTAATGCCGGAATTGATATAGATGCGCACCATGGGTACAGTAAAGATCAAAACAAATCCCGCCCCCAGCACCATCCGGCCACTTTCTGACAAAGCAGCTTTGACATCCCGCAGTTTCATATGATGCATAAAATAAGTAATACATCCTACCACCAAAAGGATAGTACCCGGCAAATAGAGCGGCGTACTACTGGCCGAAATGGCAGTGCCCAAGATTCCTTCATAACTGATGGCTACGCTGGTCAGAATACTTTTAAAAGGCAGTTGGGGCAGGCGACTTAAGACCAGCAATCCGGCTACAAAGAGGTAAGGTGCCCAGGCGGTAATCAGCGATAATGAAGGCTGCTTCTTTTCATCGTCCAGTTGGATGTCCAGAGTGCCCATCCATAACTTGGGCCAGCTTTTTCTTTCGGGAAAATCCCAGCTTTCTTTGGGCAGCAGGAAACCTCTTTTGGCAGCTGTTACCACGATCGCCATTCCTACCAGTGAACCCAACAAAGAAGGAAATTCCGGCCCCAGGAAAATTCCGGTCAGCACATAAGGAATTGTAAAGGATAATCCTCCAAACAGTGCAAAGGGAAATAGGGCAAACCCTTCCTTCCAGCTTTTCTTCGCTCCGAAAAAGCGCGTCATCATACAGATCATAAACAAAGGCATCAGCGTACCGGTGATAGCATGCAATACCGCTGCGTTGGTAGTCACCAACTGTATGTAATCTAAAAAGCTGAGGCTTGCTGCCTGCAGCTGCTCTTCCACATATACACCCTCCAAACCTCCTCTCACGCCCACCAATATGGGTGTCCCTACTGCTCCGAAGGTCACGGGAGTGCTTTGCACCATCATGCCCAGCATTACGGCAGCCATAGAAGGGAAACCCATGGCTACCAACAGAGGTGCGGTAATCGCAGCAGGCGTGCCAAAACCTGCCGCCCCTTCAATGAAAGACCCAAACAACCACACGATGATGACCACCTGTACACGCCGGTCCTGACTGACACCGGCGAATCCCTGCCGTATCACCCGGATGGCTCCGGAATAGTTGAGCAAGGTAAGTAATAGTATAGCACCAAAGATAATGTAAAGAATGTCAAAGGTGATGAACAAACCCTGTATGGTGGAGGCTAAAATACTGGTGATGGGAAAATCCCAGGCCAGATACGCCACTACAGCAGTGAGTACAAAACCCAGCGGCATGCTGGTCCTGGCAGACAGGCGAAAACCTACCAAAAGTACGGCTACCACCAGGATGGGCAAAAGAGCAAGAAAGGACAATAAAGAAAGTGACATAGTCTGATCTGGATAGGGTTAGTCTAAGGTTTGATAGGGGCTTGAGTTTAAATTGATGAACTTTTTACTTCCTCTGAAGGAGAAATAGCCCTGATCACCTCTACCCAATGTTTGGGCTTTACCCCGGTAAAATGTTCAATCTGATGGCGACAGCTAAATCCGTTGGCTACCAGTGTAGTACCTTCCTCCATAGACCTCACCGCAGGAAAAAGCACGCTCTCACCGATTTTTGCGGATATGTCATAATGCTCTTTTTCGTACCCAAAGGAACCAGCCATACCGCAGCAACCTGAAGGGATTTCTCCCACTTTCTGACCCGTATGCCCGCAGATGGATTTCATGGCTTTGGTGCTGTAAAGTGCTTTCTGATGGCAATGTCCGTGAATGAGCATATCCCCGGCTAGAGATTCAAAACTTGTTTTTAAGTTTCCTGAGCCAATTTCTTTGGCCAGAAACACATCTATCATCATCACCTGAGCTTTAAGCTGCTTGGCCAGGGCTTCATCTTCCAGCAGGTCAGGCAGGTCATCATTGAGAGCAGAGGCGCAACTGGGTTCACATACCACTATGTTTAAACCCTGGTCCAGGTAGGGCTTCAGCTTTTCAATGGTTTTAGCGCCTTCCTTTTTGGCGTCTCTTAAAAAGCCGTGGGAGATTTTAGGGCGCTGGCAACAACCGACATTGGCGAGTATCACCTCATAGCCGCAGGAATTGAGCAATTCAAGGGCTGAAATCCCGATCTGCGGTTCATGGAAATTCAGGTAAGTATCAGCAAACAGCACAATCTTTTTACTACTCTTGTACCTATGGTTGTTCTTTGCAAACCACTGATAAAAAGGTTCTTTGGCATAGTTAGGCAGAGTTCTCCGCTTGTCAAAACCCGCCAGACTTTGCATGGCAGATCTGAACACAGCCGATTGCTGGATCGCATTTACACCTTTGGAGAGTGTACCTGACAGAAGCGCTGCTGCTTTGGAAGAATCCCTGATCAGGCGATCGCGTAAAGTAATGCCATGTTCATCGTAGTAGATTTGGGTCACATCGCTTTTCATCTTCGCCATATCCACATTGGAGGGGCACTCTGATTTGCAGGCTTTACAGGACAGGCAAAGATCCAGCACCTGATGCAGGCGTTTGCTGCCAAGTCCTTCCTGATCCAGTTGGCCGGACATCGCCAGACGCATGGCATTGGCCCTGCCCCGGGTGGAATGTTCTTCATCACGGGTAGCCTTAAAACTGGGACACATGGTGCCTCCCAGCATTTTCCGGCATTCGCCCACACCCGTACACATATGCACCGCCTCTCTGAAGCTGTTTTCAAAGCGATACTGAAATTCAGTCTTTACTTCCTTATCAGCGTATTTTGTGCCGTAGCGGAGGTTGTGTTCTATGGTTTGGCTCTCTACGATCTTGCCGGGGTTCATGACATTCTCCGGATCAAATAACTGCTTGATATCCTTGAAGGCCTGATACAGCTGAGCACCAAAAAAGCGCTCATTGAAGGCGCTTCTTACCAAACCATCCCCATGCTCTCCGCTCCAGGAGCCGCCGTAGCTGACCACCAGTTCAAAGGTTTCGTTGGCAATGTTTTTCAGATTTTCTATATCCTGCTCCTGCCTCAGATCCAGTATCGGCCTGACGTGAATGACCCCCACGCTGGCATGCGCATACATGGCCACTTTGGTATGATGTTTTTCACAAATCTTCAGCACCTTGTCTATGTATTCGGGCAGTACGGCTACCGGTATACCAGCATCTTCAATAAAGGGCAGAGGCTTCTTTTCTCCTTTGATCCCCAACATCAGTCCCAAACCTTTTTTCCGCACAATCCACACATCATCATACTCTTTTCCTTCCGGAAAAAGCGGATACGCATAGCCTATTTTCTTGCTTTTCAACACCTCAATCATTGCCTGAGGACGCTGCATCACATCTTCATAGGTTTCCCCAAAGAACTCTACAATCAGGATGGCGGCAGGCTCTTTTTCAATGAAATGGCAGTGCTGCTGGGTCATGAGGTTTTCTTTGCTCAGTTTCAGCACAGTTTCATCTAAAATCTCAATGGCCGAAGGCTGGAAAGGAAGCATAGGCTGCACCGCCTGTATGGCTTCCGGTAGTTCGGAAAAATGCACTACGGCCACTGATTTGTATTTGGGCAGAGGCTCCAGATTGAGTTTAAGTTCCAGAGAGATTGCCAGCGTGCCTTCGCTACCGGTGATGAGTTTGGCAAGATTCCAACGGTCAGTATATACAAATTCATCCAGGTTATAGCCGCCAACTCTACGCATCACTTTGGGAAAGCGCCTTTTGATTTCAGCCTCCTGCTGTTGAATGGTTTGCTGGAAACCACGGTAAATCTGCCCTTCCCTGTCGTTTTGATGTGCCTTCTCCGCATAGGCTTCAGGACTTAGTTCATGCAGATACAGTTCGGTGCCATCAGCGAGCAAGACTCTGGCAGCGAGAACATGGTCCACCGTTTTGCCAAAGAGAATACTTTTGGTGCCGGAAGAATTGTTGCCTACCATTCCCCCTACGTTGGCCCGGCTGGAAGTAGCCGGATCGGGCGCGAAGTGTAAGTTGTACGTTGAAAGCACCTCATTAAGCTCATCTCTGACCATGCCCGGCTGCACCCTAACCCATTTTTCTTCGGTATTGATCTCCAGAATTTTGTTCATGTACTTGGAAAAATCCAGCACCATCGCATCGGCTACTGTCTGCCCGGCCAGGCTGGTTCCACCTCCTCTGGGCAAAAGCTTCATTTTAAATTTCCCCGCAATTTCTACCGCTTTTTTTACATCGTTTTCATCTTTGGGTAAGACGATGAGCAGGGGCTTGATCTGGTAAATACTGGCATCGGTAGCGTACATGCCTAAGGAATATTCATCTTCCAGAATGTCTCCTTTGATACACGCTTTTAACTGTGACAACACCGCTTGTTTGCCATCCATAGGGTAATTAGTTTAGGTTGTTTGCAATGATCCGCAATCAAAGCGCTCACTGCCTTTTGAATATACTGATTCGCTACTTCTCAGGCAGCATAAAGTCAAGGTTTTCCGTAATACGGGTGCCATCTTTTTCAAAGGCCTCCTTGTACTGCCTGATTCTCTGCTTAGCTACATCCAGATTCTGGTTGTTGAGATTGATATTCAGCAGATCAATGAACCAGGGTAATTTTACTTCGCTGAGCGTGTATACTTCCACGATCTCTTTTGAAATGGGTAGGGTAGTTGTTTTGGAAGAGTCGTATACATCTTTGTCTCGGGCTTTCAGCAGTTTCTGGTATTCTTCTTCCAGCAGCTTCTCAAATAAGGATTTGCTGAATATATCCCCTGCCTTTGTACCGGTTTCAGAATCATCTTCAGTAAGTTTTGCGCCTTTATGTATCCACTCCCAGAGGATACTCACCCTGATTTCACCGGTAGCCATATCTTCCATCAGGTACAGTACATCATCATTGCCAAAAAAATCTGCCGGTTTCAGCGCTGCTGCCTGCATTCCTTGCCCGAAGGCATTGCCATATTGCAAAGCCACACTGATCAGGTTGCGTGCTCCGCGAATGGTGGTAGGCGCAGGTTCCAGTAGAATCAGACCATCTGCTGCCTCTTGGTTGTAGGTAAGAGGAGAAAACTTTCTGCCTAACTGATTGGCATCTCCTACTTTTTCCCATACCGGCCTGATGATGTGCACCATTTTCCAGTGGGCTACCCACTTGCCGCTGGCGCCTTCCCGCTGTTCGCGTTCGGCACCTGCCAAAGCCTTTTTCATGCTGGCCGAAACACCTTCTTCCGAGCCTACCGGAATATTGGGTTCCATGCCTCCCTGCCAAAGCGCAAAATTTCCATTTAGATCAGGCGTATTAACAGCCCGGCGTACCCGGTCTTCGTAATTGCGCATATAGCCATAGGTCATGCCGATGGCTTCTATGTCAGGATTGATGAAGCTTTGATCCCAGGCCATGGCATCGGCAACACTGTTGATATAATCCCAACGGCCGGTGTTGTATCCCACAAAATGCTTTCCCAGGGCCGCTCTGATTTCCATGAGCTGATAAGTGGCTTCCAATTGCTCCATCAGCACATAGACTTTGATGGTTCCTTTTGCCAAACCAATATGCTCTTCCAGCGCATCCATCATTGCATTCCATACGGCTGCTTCTTCGGCAGTCTGGATTTTGGGTAAGTACAACACTATGGAAGAGCCTGCTTTTTGCAGTGCCGCATGGTTGTTTACTACGTATAAAGTCAAATCTACAATAGAAGCTGCCAGTGCATTACCCTCACCATCCCTGATATGGCGGTCGTCCAGATGCAGACCACGAGCACGGAATATCTTGGTTGTAAAGTTGAGCTGTTTTTCCCAATCCGTAACAATGTCTTTGCCGAAGAAACCCTGTGCCCAGCGGTTCATTTCTGTGGCTACCTGTTGAGCAACTTTCAAAAACATTGGGTCTTTGCTGATGGCGAGCTTTAGATTCCGCTGATTATCCAGCGACATAGTATTCGTTTGACCTAGCGCATCTTCTCCGTCAAACATCCAACCATCGGCACCGGAAAGCAGTGCATAGGCTACATTGCGGATGCTGCTCTCTAGCGGAGCATCGGGTTTTGCCGCCGGACCGGTACCCTGTATCCACTGCCTTTGCAGATCTTTAGGAATCACAGTCCCTTCAAACTTACCCTCACGGGCATCCTGCACTTTGAGCTGGGTTCTGGGAATCAAACGATCCGGATCTAAGAAGCTGATCCTTTTTTTCTGCTGCTGACGTGCTGTTCTTCTTTGGATACGAGAGGCCATGACTGCTTTGATATCACTGTTGAAGTGAGCCATGGATGAAAGCGCGGAGAGCACTTCGGATGTATATACATCGCTGTAAGTTTCCTTAAGGTTGTCCCGAATGTTTAGGTGCTTGTTCGTCATCATTGATATTTAGGTTGTTATAGATTCCATTGCGCTTTCGCAGTGAAAAAAATTAGTATTGTCTAAGTCATCGTATCAGCTTGAGGCCTTTGACAAGCGGAATAAGAAGCTTCCTGAGTCAGCGTCGTCTTTGCTCAAGATATGCATTACCAACGATGAGAAAAAGCTGAACACCAAAATTCCTGTCCGGCAGGGTAGATAGATGGATAATGTCGGCAATCATTAACAACATGCCTGTAATTGTATTCTGGCGAAGAAGGCTTGAAAGACAGTTGGATTTTGGAAGACCCTCTACCACTCCTTTGCGCAGGATGATAAGGTGGAGATTTATCAAAAAGAACTGATTACAAATGAGGATAGCTCTTTAGGAGTGCTTTTTTTAAAGGCAATTAAAATAGCGCTGCCTTTTTTGTACTATATTGAAAATGATGCTGATCCATTTCTAACTTCTAAATTTATGATCAAAAAAAAATATAGCAATGAGCTATTAAGTACTATTGTTGAATCCGGTTTTAATGCAAATGATTTTTATGGAAAATCTTCTTTTCCACGACATAGCGGTCATCAATGTTTTGAAATTTTATTACAAAAAAGTCCACTAAATTTTAGAATAATTCCATTTGGAGAAAGTTTTGAACAATTTCGCTTGGAATATAATGTATTTGCTCCAGGATTTGGAATTGAGCTTTATCCAAAAGGTGGTGAATCTATTGTGTTTGAAGAAGTAAAGAAAAATTTTGTTTGGTGGCTCACAAATCATGTAAAGCCTTATATTGATGAAATGGAGTATCCAAACTATTGGACAATCTTAAAAAGTAATCCTCTTGGTATAGCAGGAATAGATTTTTCAAAAAACGAGCCTTTCAAAGAGGAAGAGCGAAAGTTGTTAAGAGCTGCGTTAGGGGAAATCAAGGGGTTATTAAAAGAAAACTTTGATCTGAATAAACAACAATACTTAACTGCTGAACAGAAAATCCATTATTTAAAGGAAGCTCTTGAACGATTGAATAAAACAGATTGGAAAGGCATATTATTCACTACCATTATTACTATTTCCTATGATTTAGCTTTTAATGCAGAAAAACGAGACAAGCTATTCAGTTTATTTTCAAAAGTTTGGTCAATACTCCAAGCCTTATCTCCACACATTGAAGTTCCATAGAATTTTAAAATAGTTAAGTATAAAATGTAGATAAAGTTATTATGAACTACTCCGCTGCAAGCAGATGGAGTATCTTAAAAACTTCTACTCTAACTTTTCGCTCCAAGGAGCGGGGAATTGAACCCTATGAGATTAAAAATATATGGCTAAAAATTTTTATGCTCCTTTGGATGATTTTAAAGACTACATGCCTTAAATATCTGTAAATGTATTGGTAACCCTTTCATAATTGAGACCTTTCAGGAAAATTACCTATTGCATCTCCACTTCCTTTCTGGCCAAATCCAGTTCATACATTTTTTGCAAATTCATCCAGAAGTCTGCACTCATGCCAAAGTACTGGGCTAATCGCAAAGCAGTGTCAGCAGTAACAGACCTTTTGCCTGCAATAATCTGAGAAATCCGGTTAGCTGGAACTTCCAGGATACGTGCTAGCTCAGTTGCTGAGATGCCAATTTCTTCCAATTCATCGGCTAATATTTCCCCGGGATGTATGGGTGTTCTGTTCATCATATTTTTTTTATAGCCAACAATTTACACTCAATTTATCTTTCATAGATAATCTTCATCAACTAACGCAAAAATACCATCAGCCATAGACAAAGAAGTGGTGGCGATAGTACAGGACAGTGCTTTACTTAACATTTTGTAAGTTAGGCGGATCATTATTTTTGAATTGCTCAAATCATGCACATTGGTTTATTTATTCCTTGTTATGTAGATCAGTTTTATCCTCAGGTAGCTGTTGCCACCCTGGAACTGCTGGAAAAGCTCGGTCACCGGGTAAGCGTGCCCCCCGACCAAACCTGCTGTGGACAACCCATGGCCAATTCCGGTTACGAAAGATTCGCTAAGAAGACGATGGATCTGTTTGTCCAGAACTTCGCTGAATTTGATTATGTGGTAGCCCCTTCGGGAAGCTGCGTATACCATGTCCGTAAGCACTTTGACATTATAGAGCAGACACCTGAAGTACAGAAAATCAGAGAAAAAACGCTGGAAATTTGTGAATTTTTGGTCAATCATAATACTACTGACACATTGCAAAGCAGCTTTCCTTATAGAGTGGGTTTGCACGAAAGCTGCCACGGACAGCGGGGCTTGCGTTTTGCCAAATCTTCTGAACTGGTAGGAGAGCCCTTTTCCATCATACGCCAACTGTTGGAAAAGGTGGAAGGGATAGAACTCGTCAACCTGCAACGCTCTGATGAATGCTGTGGCTTTGGCGGTACTTTTGCCGTAGCCGAAGAAGCAGTATCTGTGAAGATGGGCAAAGACCGAATCCAGGACCATATCCTCAATGGCGCTCAGGTGATCACCGGCACCGATATGTCCTGCCTGATGCACATGGAAGGCATTATCCGAAGAAGAAAGCTGCCATTGCGAGTGATGCATGTAAGTGAAATTTTAAATCATAGCGAACAACATGAGCCATCCGTCTGAAGCACAAAAGTTTGTAAAAAACGAAAATCGGGTCAACTGGCATGATCAGTCGCTCTGGCATGTGAGAGAAAAGCGGGACAAGGCTGCCAACCTCTTTCCGGAATGGGAAGAGTTGCGGGAAAAAGCTTCCCAAATCAAATCCCACGCCCT harbors:
- a CDS encoding L-lactate permease, with translation MSLSLLSFLALLPILVVAVLLVGFRLSARTSMPLGFVLTAVVAYLAWDFPITSILASTIQGLFITFDILYIIFGAILLLTLLNYSGAIRVIRQGFAGVSQDRRVQVVIIVWLFGSFIEGAAGFGTPAAITAPLLVAMGFPSMAAVMLGMMVQSTPVTFGAVGTPILVGVRGGLEGVYVEEQLQAASLSFLDYIQLVTTNAAVLHAITGTLMPLFMICMMTRFFGAKKSWKEGFALFPFALFGGLSFTIPYVLTGIFLGPEFPSLLGSLVGMAIVVTAAKRGFLLPKESWDFPERKSWPKLWMGTLDIQLDDEKKQPSLSLITAWAPYLFVAGLLVLSRLPQLPFKSILTSVAISYEGILGTAISASSTPLYLPGTILLVVGCITYFMHHMKLRDVKAALSESGRMVLGAGFVLIFTVPMVRIYINSGINPLDIPGMPIVMAEWVAAHVGQVYPLFAPSIGALGAFIAGSNTVSNLMFSFFQFGVAERLAMPTTLIVALQAVGAAAGNMIAIHNVVAASATVGYLGKEGLILRKTIFPTLYYVIVVGLLGLLFLSFAGINDPI
- a CDS encoding FAD-binding and (Fe-S)-binding domain-containing protein is translated as MDGKQAVLSQLKACIKGDILEDEYSLGMYATDASIYQIKPLLIVLPKDENDVKKAVEIAGKFKMKLLPRGGGTSLAGQTVADAMVLDFSKYMNKILEINTEEKWVRVQPGMVRDELNEVLSTYNLHFAPDPATSSRANVGGMVGNNSSGTKSILFGKTVDHVLAARVLLADGTELYLHELSPEAYAEKAHQNDREGQIYRGFQQTIQQQEAEIKRRFPKVMRRVGGYNLDEFVYTDRWNLAKLITGSEGTLAISLELKLNLEPLPKYKSVAVVHFSELPEAIQAVQPMLPFQPSAIEILDETVLKLSKENLMTQQHCHFIEKEPAAILIVEFFGETYEDVMQRPQAMIEVLKSKKIGYAYPLFPEGKEYDDVWIVRKKGLGLMLGIKGEKKPLPFIEDAGIPVAVLPEYIDKVLKICEKHHTKVAMYAHASVGVIHVRPILDLRQEQDIENLKNIANETFELVVSYGGSWSGEHGDGLVRSAFNERFFGAQLYQAFKDIKQLFDPENVMNPGKIVESQTIEHNLRYGTKYADKEVKTEFQYRFENSFREAVHMCTGVGECRKMLGGTMCPSFKATRDEEHSTRGRANAMRLAMSGQLDQEGLGSKRLHQVLDLCLSCKACKSECPSNVDMAKMKSDVTQIYYDEHGITLRDRLIRDSSKAAALLSGTLSKGVNAIQQSAVFRSAMQSLAGFDKRRTLPNYAKEPFYQWFAKNNHRYKSSKKIVLFADTYLNFHEPQIGISALELLNSCGYEVILANVGCCQRPKISHGFLRDAKKEGAKTIEKLKPYLDQGLNIVVCEPSCASALNDDLPDLLEDEALAKQLKAQVMMIDVFLAKEIGSGNLKTSFESLAGDMLIHGHCHQKALYSTKAMKSICGHTGQKVGEIPSGCCGMAGSFGYEKEHYDISAKIGESVLFPAVRSMEEGTTLVANGFSCRHQIEHFTGVKPKHWVEVIRAISPSEEVKSSSI
- a CDS encoding aldolase/citrate lyase/malate synthase family protein produces the protein MMTNKHLNIRDNLKETYSDVYTSEVLSALSSMAHFNSDIKAVMASRIQRRTARQQQKKRISFLDPDRLIPRTQLKVQDAREGKFEGTVIPKDLQRQWIQGTGPAAKPDAPLESSIRNVAYALLSGADGWMFDGEDALGQTNTMSLDNQRNLKLAISKDPMFLKVAQQVATEMNRWAQGFFGKDIVTDWEKQLNFTTKIFRARGLHLDDRHIRDGEGNALAASIVDLTLYVVNNHAALQKAGSSIVLYLPKIQTAEEAAVWNAMMDALEEHIGLAKGTIKVYVLMEQLEATYQLMEIRAALGKHFVGYNTGRWDYINSVADAMAWDQSFINPDIEAIGMTYGYMRNYEDRVRRAVNTPDLNGNFALWQGGMEPNIPVGSEEGVSASMKKALAGAEREQREGASGKWVAHWKMVHIIRPVWEKVGDANQLGRKFSPLTYNQEAADGLILLEPAPTTIRGARNLISVALQYGNAFGQGMQAAALKPADFFGNDDVLYLMEDMATGEIRVSILWEWIHKGAKLTEDDSETGTKAGDIFSKSLFEKLLEEEYQKLLKARDKDVYDSSKTTTLPISKEIVEVYTLSEVKLPWFIDLLNINLNNQNLDVAKQRIRQYKEAFEKDGTRITENLDFMLPEK
- a CDS encoding HigA family addiction module antitoxin, with product MMNRTPIHPGEILADELEEIGISATELARILEVPANRISQIIAGKRSVTADTALRLAQYFGMSADFWMNLQKMYELDLARKEVEMQ
- a CDS encoding (Fe-S)-binding protein; amino-acid sequence: MHIGLFIPCYVDQFYPQVAVATLELLEKLGHRVSVPPDQTCCGQPMANSGYERFAKKTMDLFVQNFAEFDYVVAPSGSCVYHVRKHFDIIEQTPEVQKIREKTLEICEFLVNHNTTDTLQSSFPYRVGLHESCHGQRGLRFAKSSELVGEPFSIIRQLLEKVEGIELVNLQRSDECCGFGGTFAVAEEAVSVKMGKDRIQDHILNGAQVITGTDMSCLMHMEGIIRRRKLPLRVMHVSEILNHSEQHEPSV